AGACTGAAGGACATGAGTTGGTGTGTGGTTGACCAGTTTCTCATCTCTTGACCTTATCGTGTGATATTAATAACACAACATATAAAGTTACCATAcgagccacaaattctcaatgAGCCTCAGAGTCAGAACACAAATAGCAAGACTAAAGATTTATACTCTCCTCAgcgaaagaaaaaacattaaactaaACACAATCAGTTCATCCTCTCAGGAACATGAATGTGCACATTTGGCCTGAAAAGTTTGGGACATACTGACAcgttaaatatgcaaaaaggCGTTTCAACAATGCAGAAAAGTCAGATTATGCTAAATGTTGCTGAGCAGTGACAACAGTGACGTCTGTGGCCGCAAGTGGTAACTACATgtgcactaaaatattaatcACTTATGCAACAGGAACTAAGTCATTGTCTCAAGTCAAACTGATAAACttagaaatgaccaaaaagatcTGAATCCACAGCAGTCATATGCTAAAATGTAGTGGCTAGGAGCTAGGTAGCAATGGTGGCAACTGAAACCAAAGCAACTGGCTGGTGGTGAGTTCCCCAAAATGGAAATATGTTCCAGTGAAGTTAAAACCAATCTTCATTTTCACACAGACTGGAAAATACACCCTGGTGTCAGCTAGCACATAGCTTAGCTCGAATGATAATGAGCTAAATACAGTTTGAGGGCTGGTAGTTTGGAACTTCGCTGCCAACAAGCTAGTTTGCATGCTGTGCTAACAAGCTAATGAGCTACAGAGTCAAACCTTTTAGAGTGACTGAATTCTAGATATGTTTTGCCATCAGGTAGCGGAACAGCTGATCAATCCTTTCGGGGAAGACGACGACGACTTCGAGGCGAACTGGATCATTGACAGGAACCTTCAGGTCAGCAGCCAAAGCACCCAAATACTAAATAAGTTTATTTTAATGATAATTAACAAGAATCTCAGAACTATGTTTCTAAAATTAAAGATGATAAAGGATTTGCCCACCAAGTTGAGAGTTCCTTTATTGATTCATTCATTACTTTTCTTGGCCATGCAGTAATAACAGCAAGTCTGATATTGCGTTTAATCTTTACCTAAAACAGAAGCTtctctaaaacagttttttttcttgcctcttactgtttcttttttcaggtGTCTCTGCTGGCGGTGGATGAGATGCACATGAACCTGCCTCACATGACCAAAGACATGTACTGGAACGACTGTGATGCTCGACCGCCCTACACTCTGGCTGCTGCAGATTACTGCATCCCATCGTTCCTTGGCTCCACCACTGACATGGggtcaacatttttctttttatttatactGTGGCTAAGTTTATTGGTTCATTGGGAGTTCATCTGGGTTTTTAGTTGTGTTTAACGTTAATATGTTTGAAAGAAACTTTCAACTGGCATCTTCCAACTCTTGCATTATGCTTATAGTCCTCTAGAGGGCACATTCTTCCATATTGTTAAGGAGAAGgagtcattttttttggtaaattagtTGGGTTTTGAGTAGTTTCATCTGCACAATGCTAAATTTTCGCTAAACATCTCTTCCAGACTGTCGGACATCCTGCAGTTTGACGATGTTGAAGGCAGTGAGAGTCGTCTACGGCAACAAGACTCTATTTTGGCTCGACGTCAGGAGTCGGTACAGGaatttttatttcctctgtaaaagatgtttttaatcAGGCAGATTCACACCAAAACTACTGACCAATACTTTCTAGCGTGAGTAGCGCCACCTTGTGATTATTAGTAAAACCCTTTCAATTCGTAACTCCTGAACCTCAGAAACAACTTCTTTAGATTCAGTACTTTGGAGTCTTCAGGACCAAATGGATTTCTGTTTAAGataggttttatttttgttgctacaattttttaacaacttttatcTATCCTTTTAAAAGTCTATAAAAATTTGGAAGAGATcccaaataatattttttaatgaagggtttggaagcagagtggtctgacccacgTTCTtggtttttgagaaaaatgggttctaagttttgtgtttttcagaatgGCTCAACATCCCAAGTGCCACTGTAACActgtatttgggttgtgggttagaccactctgacactaaaatctagaccataaaatattacagaaattacataaaactcagcttggatttttttgtgggttggaccactctgcttctaaccacCTCAAATATGCCATACTTTAATTCTCTTTTAGATATACTTTCAAAACTCTATAACGGACCAACAGTTTCAACTGGAGGGGCTCACATGCATTAATATGCACTACATCACACACAGAGGGAGCGTAACTTCATTCTCTACTAAAAACACCTTTACTCCACTATATCTTTACATGGCAGGTAATTGTTTGCTAtattaatgcaatatttttggtCATAATCTTGCATATTCCACCTTTAATAAAGGTTGCGCCTAAACAACACAAActtgtattatttctgaaaatggtcttaaaaataactgaaaggATTGTGCAACTTGCctgtagttgttttttcttttatcacaaTTCCCATCAGTTGGAATAGAAACATGTTTACCTTTCTTGTAGTCACTTTCTAAATGTCTGCAGGTTCTCGGTCGAGTCCGCCGGTTGCTCAGCGTTCAGGAACCTCCTGACCTCCGACCTCCTCGGCCCACTTTCAAGCGACACAGCAGCGACGCAACTGGCAGCTTTTTCCCAGACCTCAGGTATCGGTGCGTCTATAATACATGTACCTTATGAGGTATCAGGTATGATATATTTGGTTTATAAGTTTGAGATCAACAGCAACACCATCAGGCAAAACTGTCCACTGTCCAATTCCATTTCATCTGAACCCATACAGGATCAACATGGGTTCGGACGACTTGCCCCCACCTTCCATGGACACCCTGTCAACCTTAAGGGAGGTCAGCAGCAACCCACCCTCACCGGAAAGTTCGCCCTCCACCGTTTTTCCTCAGCTGGTCATCAGCCCGCCATTGTTTGGTGATGTTTCTCACAATGCGGATTCTCTTGACAAACCTCAGAACGGTCTGGACCATTCCACCATTGAGGAGGGACCAGGCTTGGACACCCCAAGGTGATTAGTTGGTTTTCATGACTGAAGTCCTCATTTTAGAGTTTTGACTTAAGAGgcttgcaaaaatgacactaatttTTGCAGCCCTACCCTTACCCTCCTCTAACTTCCCCTTCTGGTGAGATCCTTTCATTGTATTTACAGGAATGACCCCATAGTATGTTGTTCCCCGACTCAACTGGGCCCCAAAGAATTTCGCTGGACGACGCTCAACATCCCATGTTACCCGCCACCCCGGCCAAGGGGGCGCCAGTTCTCACTCCAGTTCTCCAGGCAGAACTCGAAAGCATCGGTCCGCAGCCTGCCGAGTCCCAAGGGTTTGGGCCGACGGAGGCGAGGCCTGGGTCGGTTCCAGTACCGGCGATCACCTGGTCCAACGCCAGACACTCTGCAGCTCCCTAACCCTGATTACGACCACGACTTCCAGGGaacagcagagactgagaaTGATGAGAAGGAAGGAACCAGCAAAGGCAAAGatactaaaaacaccaactctCAGTCGGAGAGTACGGAAAAGGAATGAGAACCATCACAACCGTCCAGTCAGACCAATCAGAACAATCAGAAC
This is a stretch of genomic DNA from Amphiprion ocellaris isolate individual 3 ecotype Okinawa chromosome 21, ASM2253959v1, whole genome shotgun sequence. It encodes these proteins:
- the LOC111568281 gene encoding bestrophin-3 isoform X3; protein product: MTVTYSSKVANATFFSFHRLLLRWRGSIYKLLYREFVLFVLLYTVLSLVYRLVLSDDQKRLFEKLSMYCDKYAEQIPVTFVLGFYVTLVVNRWWNQFVNLPWPDRLMFHISRSVSTAVCKRFPTMEHVVEAGFMTPEERKVFENIRSPHLKYWIPVVWFSNLASKARQEGRIQDSIDLQNILNEMNKFRTWCATLFGYDWVGIPLVYTQVVTLAVYTFFFACLIGRQFLDPTQRYPGHDLDLYVPIFTLLQFFFYAGWLKVAEQLINPFGEDDDDFEANWIIDRNLQVSLLAVDEMHMNLPHMTKDMYWNDCDARPPYTLAAADYCIPSFLGSTTDMGLSDILQFDDVEGSESRLRQQDSILARRQESVLGRVRRLLSVQEPPDLRPPRPTFKRHSSDATGSFFPDLRYRINMGSDDLPPPSMDTLSTLREVSSNPPSPESSPSTVFPQLVISPPLFGDVSHNADSLDKPQNGLDHSTIEEGPGLDTPRNDPIVCCSPTQLGPKEFRWTTLNIPCYPPPRPRGRQFSLQFSRQNSKASVRSLPSPKGLGRRRRGLGRFQYRRSPGPTPDTLQLPNPDYDHDFQGTAETENDEKEGTSKGKDTKNTNSQSESTEKE
- the LOC111568281 gene encoding bestrophin-3 isoform X1, with the translated sequence MTVTYSSKVANATFFSFHRLLLRWRGSIYKLLYREFVLFVLLYTVLSLVYRLVLSDDQKRLFEKLSMYCDKYAEQIPVTFVLGFYVTLVVNRWWNQFVNLPWPDRLMFHISSCVQGKDEYGRLLRRTLVRYVNLTSLLIFRSVSTAVCKRFPTMEHVVEAGFMTPEERKVFENIRSPHLKYWIPVVWFSNLASKARQEGRIQDSIDLQNILNEMNKFRTWCATLFGYDWVGIPLVYTQVVTLAVYTFFFACLIGRQFLDPTQRYPGHDLDLYVPIFTLLQFFFYAGWLKVAEQLINPFGEDDDDFEANWIIDRNLQVSLLAVDEMHMNLPHMTKDMYWNDCDARPPYTLAAADYCIPSFLGSTTDMGLSDILQFDDVEGSESRLRQQDSILARRQESVLGRVRRLLSVQEPPDLRPPRPTFKRHSSDATGSFFPDLRYRINMGSDDLPPPSMDTLSTLREVSSNPPSPESSPSTVFPQLVISPPLFGDVSHNADSLDKPQNGLDHSTIEEGPGLDTPRNDPIVCCSPTQLGPKEFRWTTLNIPCYPPPRPRGRQFSLQFSRQNSKASVRSLPSPKGLGRRRRGLGRFQYRRSPGPTPDTLQLPNPDYDHDFQGTAETENDEKEGTSKGKDTKNTNSQSESTEKE
- the LOC111568281 gene encoding bestrophin-3 isoform X2, encoding MTVTYSSKVANATFFSFHRLLLRWRGSIYKLLYREFVLFVLLYTVLSLVYRLVLSDDQKRLFEKLSMYCDKYAEQIPVTFVLGFYVTLVVNRWWNQFVNLPWPDRLMFHISSCVQGKDEYGRLLRRTLVRYVNLTSLLIFRSVSTAVCKRFPTMEHVVEAGFMTPEERKVFENIRSPHLKYWIPVVWFSNLASKARQEGRIQDSIDLQNILNEMNKFRTWCATLFGYDWVGIPLVYTQVVTLAVYTFFFACLIGRQFLDPTQRYPGHDLDLYVPIFTLLQFFFYAGWLKVAEQLINPFGEDDDDFEANWIIDRNLQVSLLAVDEMHMNLPHMTKDMYWNDCDARPPYTLAAADYCIPSFLGSTTDMGLSDILQFDDVEGSESRLRQQDSILARRQESVLGRVRRLLSVQEPPDLRPPRPTFKRHSSDATGSFFPDLRINMGSDDLPPPSMDTLSTLREVSSNPPSPESSPSTVFPQLVISPPLFGDVSHNADSLDKPQNGLDHSTIEEGPGLDTPRNDPIVCCSPTQLGPKEFRWTTLNIPCYPPPRPRGRQFSLQFSRQNSKASVRSLPSPKGLGRRRRGLGRFQYRRSPGPTPDTLQLPNPDYDHDFQGTAETENDEKEGTSKGKDTKNTNSQSESTEKE
- the LOC111568281 gene encoding bestrophin-3 isoform X4; this translates as MYCDKYAEQIPVTFVLGFYVTLVVNRWWNQFVNLPWPDRLMFHISSCVQGKDEYGRLLRRTLVRYVNLTSLLIFRSVSTAVCKRFPTMEHVVEAGFMTPEERKVFENIRSPHLKYWIPVVWFSNLASKARQEGRIQDSIDLQNILNEMNKFRTWCATLFGYDWVGIPLVYTQVVTLAVYTFFFACLIGRQFLDPTQRYPGHDLDLYVPIFTLLQFFFYAGWLKVAEQLINPFGEDDDDFEANWIIDRNLQVSLLAVDEMHMNLPHMTKDMYWNDCDARPPYTLAAADYCIPSFLGSTTDMGLSDILQFDDVEGSESRLRQQDSILARRQESVLGRVRRLLSVQEPPDLRPPRPTFKRHSSDATGSFFPDLRYRINMGSDDLPPPSMDTLSTLREVSSNPPSPESSPSTVFPQLVISPPLFGDVSHNADSLDKPQNGLDHSTIEEGPGLDTPRNDPIVCCSPTQLGPKEFRWTTLNIPCYPPPRPRGRQFSLQFSRQNSKASVRSLPSPKGLGRRRRGLGRFQYRRSPGPTPDTLQLPNPDYDHDFQGTAETENDEKEGTSKGKDTKNTNSQSESTEKE